The following are encoded together in the Raineyella sp. LH-20 genome:
- a CDS encoding glycosyltransferase 87 family protein, whose amino-acid sequence MTPPETATSARRPSADGATTSAQRSAVGPALGAALLWLGSRLTLLALFFGAELTVWWDVYYYFTKITGLPTAGLAHTLVEYPTPVVWWLQLPQLLGGHGQTAYVALFMTLMGLLDAGLTAWLWVRGRRAGSTAAAYYWMVFILLIGPLVYTRFDLLPSVLAAVALLLLARAPGVSGGLVAVGAAIKLWPALLITGLFGRRRSRTAVWIGFVATGVVLVVLSLVAGGWDRLVSPLTWQGGRGLQIESVWATPAMVNVLAHPGRYVIQFSSFQAYEVFGPGVGPLLTVASVATVVGGLAILALGVRAWLSRGHDLYTDAMIMTAVIAVMIVTNKTFSPQYLIWLGGPLAVLVLSRSGRAAATDRGLLVLPLVLAVLTQLIFPLFYGWLTDAGPGTGRTLMTLVLAVRNIGMLAFTVMAFGRAWSLLGADRTAAVDPDDPDDPDDPDDRSDVRKPR is encoded by the coding sequence GTGACGCCCCCTGAGACCGCGACCTCCGCCCGACGCCCATCGGCCGACGGGGCGACGACGTCCGCCCAGCGCTCGGCCGTCGGCCCGGCACTCGGCGCGGCCCTGCTCTGGCTCGGTTCCCGGCTCACCCTGCTGGCACTGTTCTTCGGTGCGGAGCTCACTGTCTGGTGGGACGTCTACTACTACTTCACCAAGATCACCGGACTTCCTACGGCCGGTCTCGCCCACACGTTGGTCGAGTACCCGACGCCGGTGGTCTGGTGGCTACAGCTCCCCCAGCTCCTCGGCGGACACGGGCAGACGGCGTACGTGGCACTGTTCATGACCTTGATGGGGCTGCTGGATGCGGGTCTCACGGCCTGGCTGTGGGTGCGGGGGCGTCGGGCCGGGTCGACCGCGGCGGCGTACTACTGGATGGTCTTCATCCTGCTGATCGGCCCCCTCGTCTACACCCGCTTCGACCTGCTGCCGTCGGTCCTGGCCGCGGTCGCCCTGCTGCTGCTCGCCCGCGCGCCGGGGGTGTCCGGCGGGCTGGTCGCCGTCGGGGCGGCGATCAAGCTCTGGCCGGCCCTGCTGATCACCGGCCTGTTCGGTCGGCGACGCAGCCGGACCGCGGTCTGGATCGGCTTCGTGGCCACCGGGGTCGTGCTGGTCGTCCTCAGCCTGGTGGCCGGCGGCTGGGACCGGCTGGTGTCGCCGCTGACCTGGCAGGGAGGTCGCGGGCTGCAGATCGAGTCGGTCTGGGCCACCCCGGCGATGGTCAACGTGCTGGCCCACCCCGGCCGTTACGTCATCCAGTTCTCCTCCTTCCAGGCGTACGAGGTGTTCGGCCCCGGGGTCGGGCCACTGCTCACGGTCGCCAGCGTGGCCACCGTCGTCGGCGGGCTGGCGATCCTTGCGCTCGGCGTACGGGCCTGGCTCTCCCGCGGCCACGATCTCTACACCGACGCGATGATCATGACGGCCGTGATCGCCGTGATGATCGTCACGAACAAGACCTTCAGCCCGCAGTACCTGATCTGGCTCGGTGGCCCGCTCGCCGTGCTGGTCCTCTCCCGCTCCGGCCGGGCGGCCGCGACGGATCGTGGCCTGTTGGTGCTCCCGCTGGTGCTGGCGGTGCTCACCCAACTCATCTTCCCGCTGTTCTACGGCTGGCTCACCGACGCTGGCCCGGGCACCGGCCGCACCCTGATGACGCTGGTGCTGGCGGTCCGCAACATCGGCATGCTGGCCTTCACCGTGATGGCCTTCGGCCGCGCCTGGTCCCTGCTGGGCGCCGACCGCACCGCAGCCGTCGACCCGGACGACCCGGACGACCCGGACGACCCGGACGACCGCAGCGACGTACGGAAACCGCGCTGA
- the lysA gene encoding diaminopimelate decarboxylase has protein sequence MTHMHVAGSIHADTIVPGPQWLRVPEDVNALLPVLWSTTVTRGDDGILSVGGLPVTEIAERCGTPVYILDEVDFHQRARAFVEAFEGWDVYYAGKSFLTTAVAGWALADGLHVDCSTGGELTVALRGGVPGERIGLHGNNKSEAEIAMALDAGVGRIIVDSFDEIARLGRMAAERGVRPRVMVRVTTGVEAHTHEYIATAHEDQKFGFSIASGQAKDALRACEADPHLELIGIHSHIGSQIFETHGFEVAARRIMTLHAEVAREFDRELPEMDLGGGFGIAYTSLDSPESPQQLAAALRDIVEEQAHELAVQVPRMSIEPGRAIVGPTTMALYRVGTVKQVVLDAGAVRTYISVDGGMSDNIRPALYGAEYSATLAGRASSAGAMLSRIVGKHCEGGDILVRDEFMPADIVPGDLVAVPGAGAYSRAMASNYNMVARPPVVAVRDGELHTLLRRETLDDLLALDLGYHPVP, from the coding sequence ATGACGCATATGCACGTCGCCGGCTCGATCCACGCCGACACCATCGTTCCCGGCCCCCAGTGGCTGCGCGTCCCCGAGGACGTCAACGCGCTGCTGCCCGTGCTGTGGAGCACCACGGTCACGCGCGGGGACGACGGGATCCTGAGCGTTGGCGGCCTGCCGGTCACCGAGATCGCCGAGCGATGCGGCACCCCGGTCTACATCCTGGACGAGGTGGACTTCCACCAGCGCGCCCGGGCGTTCGTGGAGGCCTTCGAGGGCTGGGACGTCTATTACGCCGGGAAGTCGTTCCTCACCACCGCGGTGGCCGGGTGGGCGCTCGCCGACGGCCTGCACGTCGACTGCAGCACCGGCGGTGAGCTGACGGTGGCCCTGCGTGGCGGGGTGCCGGGGGAGCGGATCGGTCTGCACGGCAACAACAAGTCGGAGGCCGAGATCGCGATGGCGCTCGACGCGGGCGTCGGGCGGATCATCGTCGACTCCTTCGACGAGATCGCCCGGCTCGGCCGGATGGCGGCCGAGCGCGGCGTACGCCCCCGGGTGATGGTCCGGGTGACGACCGGCGTCGAGGCGCACACCCACGAGTACATCGCCACCGCCCACGAGGACCAGAAGTTCGGCTTCTCGATCGCGTCGGGCCAGGCCAAGGACGCGCTGCGCGCCTGCGAGGCCGATCCGCACCTCGAGCTGATCGGGATCCACTCCCACATCGGCTCGCAGATCTTCGAGACCCACGGCTTCGAGGTCGCCGCCCGCCGGATCATGACCCTGCACGCCGAGGTCGCCCGCGAGTTCGACCGGGAACTGCCCGAGATGGATCTCGGCGGCGGCTTCGGGATCGCGTACACCTCGCTGGACAGCCCGGAGAGCCCGCAGCAGCTGGCCGCCGCCCTGCGGGACATCGTCGAGGAACAGGCCCACGAACTCGCCGTGCAGGTGCCACGGATGTCGATCGAGCCGGGACGCGCCATCGTCGGGCCCACCACGATGGCGCTCTATCGGGTCGGCACGGTCAAGCAGGTGGTGCTGGACGCGGGAGCGGTCCGTACGTACATCTCCGTCGACGGCGGGATGAGTGACAACATCCGTCCGGCCCTGTACGGAGCGGAGTACTCGGCGACGCTCGCCGGCCGCGCCTCCTCGGCCGGTGCGATGCTGTCGCGGATCGTCGGCAAGCACTGCGAGGGCGGCGACATTCTGGTCCGCGACGAGTTCATGCCGGCCGACATCGTGCCGGGCGACCTGGTCGCGGTGCCCGGGGCGGGCGCCTACAGCAGGGCGATGGCGTCCAACTACAACATGGTCGCGCGCCCGCCGGTGGTCGCCGTCCGCGACGGGGAACTGCACACCCTGCTCCGCCGGGAGACCCTCGACGACCTGCTCGCGCTCGACCTCGGTTACCACCCGGTACCGTGA
- a CDS encoding homoserine dehydrogenase — protein MNEPVGRPLGVALLGCGVVGAEVARQLLTYADDLAARAGAPLRLVGIAVRRADRERPGLPAELFTTDAPGLIARDDVDLVVEVVGGIEPARSWILQALTSGKSVVTANKALLAEDGPTLVAAADDHGTDLYYEAAVAGAIPIVRPMRDSLVGDQVTRVMGIVNGTTNFILDKMHTAGAGFAETLSEAQALGYAEADPTADVEGYDAAAKAAILATLAFHTRVTLDDVYREGITDVSRADIAAAESLGMVVKMLAICELEELPDGGRRVSARVHPAMLPAHHPLASVGGAFNAVFVETEAAGQLMFYGRGAGGAPTASAVLGDLVTVARHRLVGGRGARSAVYQDLEIAPIGDVVTRFHIALEVEDTVGVLAKVAQVLAAHNVSIMTMRQEDATGTARLVLGTHTARNADVEATVDELVAIPEVYEVTSLMRVEGR, from the coding sequence ATGAATGAACCGGTGGGGCGCCCGCTGGGCGTGGCACTGCTCGGCTGTGGCGTGGTCGGTGCGGAGGTGGCCCGTCAGCTGCTGACGTACGCCGACGACCTCGCGGCTCGCGCGGGTGCCCCGTTGCGCCTCGTCGGGATCGCCGTCCGCCGCGCCGACCGGGAACGCCCCGGACTGCCGGCCGAGCTGTTCACCACCGACGCGCCCGGTCTGATCGCCCGCGACGACGTCGACCTGGTGGTCGAGGTGGTCGGCGGCATCGAGCCGGCCCGGTCCTGGATCCTGCAGGCGCTCACCAGCGGCAAGTCGGTCGTCACGGCCAACAAGGCGCTGCTCGCGGAGGACGGCCCCACCCTGGTGGCCGCTGCCGACGACCACGGGACGGATCTCTACTACGAGGCCGCGGTGGCCGGGGCCATCCCGATCGTCCGGCCGATGCGTGACTCGCTGGTCGGTGACCAGGTCACCCGGGTGATGGGCATCGTCAACGGCACCACGAACTTCATCCTGGACAAGATGCACACCGCCGGCGCCGGCTTCGCCGAGACGCTGAGCGAGGCGCAGGCGCTGGGCTACGCGGAGGCCGATCCCACCGCGGACGTCGAGGGCTACGATGCGGCGGCCAAGGCGGCGATCCTGGCCACCCTGGCGTTCCACACCAGGGTCACCCTGGACGACGTCTACCGTGAGGGCATCACCGACGTGTCCCGGGCGGACATCGCCGCGGCGGAGTCGCTGGGCATGGTGGTGAAGATGCTTGCCATCTGCGAACTCGAGGAGCTGCCGGACGGCGGCCGGCGGGTCTCCGCCCGCGTCCATCCGGCGATGCTGCCGGCGCATCATCCGTTGGCGTCGGTCGGCGGGGCGTTCAACGCGGTGTTCGTGGAGACCGAGGCGGCCGGCCAGCTGATGTTCTACGGCCGCGGCGCCGGCGGTGCGCCGACCGCGTCAGCCGTGCTGGGTGACCTGGTGACGGTCGCCCGCCACCGGCTCGTCGGCGGCCGCGGCGCCCGCTCGGCGGTCTACCAGGACCTCGAGATCGCGCCGATCGGTGACGTCGTCACCCGGTTCCACATCGCCCTCGAGGTGGAGGACACCGTCGGGGTGCTGGCCAAGGTCGCCCAGGTGCTGGCCGCCCACAATGTCTCCATCATGACGATGCGCCAGGAGGATGCCACCGGGACCGCCCGGCTGGTGCTCGGCACCCACACTGCGCGCAATGCCGACGTGGAGGCGACCGTGGACGAACTGGTCGCCATCCCCGAGGTCTACGAGGTGACCAGCCTGATGCGGGTGGAGGGCCGCTGA
- the thrB gene encoding homoserine kinase, translated as MRIVVRVPASSANLGPGFDCMGMALDWFDEVALTTQESGIDVDVTGEGAEDVPRDASHLIVSTFLVGLESLQVAPPSGLVLRAHNSIPHGRGLGSSSAAITAGLLLAWAYAHPTAQPDRKWMERIGTRLEGHADNVAAVILGGLAIAWGSADTGRAVSAPLSGDLRALAYIPHRAVPTRRAREALPEQVSHADAAANTGRAALLVHALAQRPDLLLDATEDRLHQRYRAALMPESAALVADLRARGHAAIISGAGPTVVVLGTEEMLDELARTPFQGFDRRLLHVGGPAHIVSVSED; from the coding sequence ATGCGGATCGTCGTACGCGTCCCCGCCTCCTCCGCCAACCTCGGACCGGGCTTCGACTGCATGGGGATGGCCCTCGACTGGTTCGACGAGGTCGCCCTGACCACGCAGGAGTCCGGTATCGACGTCGACGTCACCGGTGAAGGGGCCGAGGATGTCCCGCGGGACGCTTCCCACCTGATCGTGTCGACCTTCTTGGTCGGCCTGGAGTCGCTGCAGGTCGCCCCGCCGAGCGGCCTGGTGCTGCGGGCCCACAACTCGATCCCGCACGGTCGTGGCCTGGGATCGTCGTCGGCGGCCATCACCGCCGGTCTGCTGCTGGCCTGGGCGTACGCCCATCCGACCGCACAGCCCGACCGGAAGTGGATGGAGCGGATCGGCACCCGGCTGGAGGGCCACGCCGACAACGTCGCCGCGGTGATCCTGGGCGGTCTGGCGATCGCCTGGGGGAGTGCGGACACCGGGCGCGCCGTCTCCGCGCCGCTCTCCGGCGACCTGCGGGCGTTGGCGTACATCCCGCATCGTGCGGTGCCGACCCGCCGGGCGCGTGAGGCGCTGCCCGAGCAGGTCAGCCACGCCGACGCCGCCGCCAACACCGGACGGGCCGCACTGCTCGTCCATGCCCTGGCGCAGCGGCCCGACCTGCTGCTGGACGCCACCGAGGACCGTCTGCACCAGCGCTACCGTGCGGCGCTGATGCCCGAGTCCGCCGCACTGGTCGCCGACCTTCGGGCCCGGGGGCATGCGGCGATCATCTCCGGGGCCGGTCCGACCGTCGTCGTCCTGGGCACCGAGGAGATGCTGGACGAGTTGGCCCGTACGCCGTTCCAGGGCTTCGACCGGCGGCTGCTGCACGTCGGCGGTCCGGCACACATCGTCTCGGTCTCCGAGGACTGA
- the rho gene encoding transcription termination factor Rho has product MENAPKTAKRASGGLEAKVLPELRQMAGGLGVKGTSGMRKADLIAAIRSAQSGAAAPSGQPTGGRPAEAAPPSGRGSRRAQGAPAKEQPAADRTERRGNGEGSSAGEATERRTSRRRTETTETAAPQHEQAPVERERPRAVEPERTTAERTQGERTQGERTQGEQAEAERPRGQRPESQARTDGQGRPEGQRPAREQREGGANRQDREQREGGANRQDREGGAGRQDREQREGGANRQDREGEGGGRRSRRRRGRDRQNRRTTGGGRSGGMDRYENEPTVSEDDVLTPVAGVLDVLDNYAFVRTSGYLPGPDDAYVSLGMVKKYGLRKGDVVTGALRQPREAEQHKAKFNPLVRIDSINGSEPPAMRDRPEFSKLTPLYPDEQLRLESDPANMTGRIIDLVAPVGKGQRGLIVSPPKAGKTFVMQSIANAITKNNPEVHLMVVLVDERPEEVTDFERTVSGEVISSTFDRPADDHTTVAELAIERAKRLVELGRDVVVLLDGITRLGRAYNLAAPASGRILSGGVDSAALYPPKKFFGAARNIEDGGSLTILATALVETGSKMDEVIFEEFKGTGNMELRLRREYAEKRIFPAIDVVQSGTRREELLLGTHELAIMWKLRRVLSNMDGQQALEMLLKQMKKTQSNAEFLLQISKSTPNRDGF; this is encoded by the coding sequence GTGGAGAACGCGCCGAAGACTGCCAAGCGCGCCTCCGGTGGCCTCGAGGCCAAGGTGCTGCCCGAGCTTCGTCAGATGGCCGGCGGCCTGGGCGTCAAGGGCACCTCGGGCATGCGCAAGGCCGACCTGATCGCCGCGATCCGCTCCGCACAGTCCGGGGCGGCCGCACCGTCCGGACAACCCACCGGCGGTCGGCCCGCGGAAGCCGCCCCGCCGAGCGGCCGGGGCAGTCGCCGCGCGCAGGGCGCCCCGGCGAAGGAACAGCCCGCCGCCGATCGTACGGAGCGCCGCGGCAACGGTGAGGGCTCATCGGCCGGCGAGGCCACCGAGCGTCGTACGTCCCGTCGGCGCACTGAGACCACGGAGACCGCCGCCCCGCAGCACGAGCAGGCACCCGTGGAGCGTGAGCGGCCCCGGGCCGTCGAACCGGAGCGGACGACTGCCGAGCGGACGCAGGGCGAGCGGACCCAGGGCGAGAGGACCCAGGGTGAGCAGGCCGAGGCTGAGCGGCCCCGCGGACAGCGCCCCGAGAGCCAGGCGCGTACAGATGGCCAGGGCCGCCCGGAGGGCCAGCGCCCGGCCCGCGAGCAGCGTGAGGGTGGTGCGAACCGTCAGGATCGCGAGCAGCGCGAGGGCGGTGCGAACCGTCAGGACCGCGAGGGGGGCGCCGGCCGTCAGGATCGCGAGCAGCGCGAGGGCGGTGCGAACCGTCAGGACCGTGAAGGGGAGGGTGGCGGCCGCCGGAGCCGGCGGCGTCGCGGCCGCGATCGGCAGAACCGTCGGACCACCGGCGGTGGGCGCAGCGGCGGCATGGACCGCTACGAGAACGAGCCGACGGTGTCCGAGGACGACGTCCTCACCCCAGTCGCGGGTGTGCTCGACGTCCTCGACAACTACGCCTTCGTCCGCACCTCCGGCTACCTTCCTGGGCCGGACGACGCGTACGTCTCCCTCGGCATGGTGAAGAAGTACGGCCTGCGCAAGGGCGATGTGGTCACCGGCGCGCTGCGTCAGCCCCGGGAGGCGGAGCAGCACAAGGCGAAGTTCAACCCGCTGGTCCGGATCGACTCGATCAACGGATCCGAGCCGCCGGCGATGCGGGACCGACCCGAGTTCAGCAAGCTGACGCCGCTCTACCCGGACGAGCAGCTGCGCCTGGAGTCCGATCCGGCGAACATGACCGGCCGGATCATCGACCTGGTCGCCCCGGTCGGCAAGGGCCAGCGTGGCCTGATCGTCTCGCCGCCGAAGGCGGGCAAGACGTTCGTCATGCAGTCGATCGCCAACGCGATCACCAAGAACAACCCTGAGGTCCACCTGATGGTCGTGCTCGTCGACGAGCGCCCCGAGGAGGTCACCGACTTCGAGCGTACGGTCTCCGGCGAGGTGATCTCCTCCACCTTCGACCGCCCGGCGGACGACCACACCACCGTCGCCGAGCTGGCCATCGAGCGGGCGAAGCGGCTCGTCGAGCTGGGCCGTGACGTCGTCGTGCTGCTGGACGGCATCACCCGACTGGGCCGGGCGTACAACCTGGCCGCCCCGGCGTCCGGCCGCATCCTGTCCGGTGGCGTCGACTCGGCCGCCCTCTACCCGCCGAAGAAGTTCTTCGGCGCGGCGCGCAACATCGAGGACGGCGGCTCGCTGACGATCCTCGCCACAGCGCTGGTGGAGACCGGCTCGAAGATGGACGAGGTGATCTTCGAGGAGTTCAAGGGCACCGGCAACATGGAGTTGCGGCTGCGGCGGGAGTACGCCGAGAAGCGGATCTTCCCGGCGATCGACGTGGTGCAGTCCGGCACCCGGCGTGAGGAGCTCCTGCTCGGCACCCATGAGCTGGCGATCATGTGGAAGCTGCGCCGGGTGCTGTCCAACATGGATGGCCAGCAGGCGCTGGAGATGCTGTTGAAGCAGATGAAGAAGACCCAGTCCAACGCGGAGTTCCTGCTGCAGATCTCGAAGAGCACGCCCAACCGGGACGGGTTCTGA
- the rpmE gene encoding 50S ribosomal protein L31 codes for MKQGIHPDYHETKVVCTCGNTYTTRSTAPGGEIRADVCSACHPFYTGKQKILDTGGRVAKFEKRYGSFKKGKK; via the coding sequence ATGAAGCAGGGGATCCACCCCGACTACCACGAGACGAAGGTCGTCTGCACCTGCGGCAACACCTACACGACTCGTTCCACGGCCCCCGGCGGCGAGATCCGCGCCGACGTGTGCTCGGCCTGTCACCCCTTCTACACCGGCAAGCAGAAGATCCTCGACACCGGCGGCCGGGTCGCCAAGTTCGAGAAGCGCTACGGCAGCTTCAAGAAGGGCAAGAAGTAG
- the prfA gene encoding peptide chain release factor 1 — protein sequence MSESSDRLPSLLAAVAPLREEYREVETRMADPAVLADQRAMRRLGRRYAELGPVIRAADEHDRVSEDLAAARELAAEDAGFAAEAETLQAQLHEVDERLTTLLAPRDPNDSLDAIVEIKSGEGGEESALFAGDLFGMYRRFGEARGWKIEVLDAQDTDLGGFKSVTFAVHAPSAGDPDRMPYGTLKFEGGVHRVQRVPVTESQGRIHTSAAGVLVMPDVEDDESIEIDPDDLRIDVYRSSGKGGQGVNTTDSAVRITHLPSGIVVTCQNERSQLQNKEQALRILRARLVARAEEESAAEASAARLSQVRTVDRSERVRTYNFPENRIADHRIGYKAHNLDQVLNGDLGPVIEALQAADTAERLRSAGA from the coding sequence ATGTCCGAATCCTCCGACCGTCTGCCGTCGCTGCTGGCCGCGGTCGCCCCGCTGAGGGAGGAGTACCGAGAGGTCGAGACACGGATGGCTGACCCGGCGGTGCTGGCGGACCAGCGGGCGATGCGGCGACTGGGTCGGCGCTACGCCGAGCTCGGGCCGGTGATCCGGGCCGCCGACGAGCACGACCGGGTGAGCGAGGACCTGGCGGCCGCCCGGGAACTGGCCGCCGAGGACGCCGGGTTCGCGGCGGAGGCCGAGACACTGCAGGCCCAGCTGCACGAGGTGGACGAGCGGCTCACCACCCTGCTCGCGCCGCGCGATCCCAACGACTCCCTGGACGCGATCGTCGAGATCAAATCGGGGGAGGGCGGCGAGGAGTCGGCGCTCTTCGCCGGCGACCTCTTCGGGATGTACCGGCGCTTCGGCGAGGCGCGCGGCTGGAAGATCGAGGTGCTGGACGCCCAGGACACCGACCTGGGAGGCTTCAAGTCGGTCACCTTCGCGGTCCACGCCCCGTCGGCGGGCGACCCGGACCGGATGCCGTACGGCACCCTGAAGTTCGAGGGCGGGGTGCACCGGGTGCAGCGGGTGCCGGTGACCGAGTCGCAGGGCCGGATCCACACCTCGGCGGCGGGCGTGCTGGTGATGCCTGATGTCGAGGACGACGAGTCGATCGAGATCGACCCCGACGACCTGCGGATCGACGTCTACCGGTCCAGCGGCAAGGGCGGACAGGGGGTCAACACCACCGACTCGGCGGTCCGGATCACCCACCTGCCCAGCGGGATCGTGGTGACCTGTCAGAACGAACGCTCCCAGTTGCAGAACAAGGAACAGGCACTGCGCATCCTGCGGGCCCGACTTGTCGCCCGGGCCGAGGAGGAGTCCGCCGCCGAGGCGTCCGCCGCCCGGCTGTCGCAGGTGCGGACGGTCGACCGTTCCGAGCGGGTGCGTACGTACAACTTCCCGGAGAACCGGATCGCCGACCACCGCATCGGCTACAAGGCGCACAACCTCGACCAGGTGCTCAACGGCGACCTCGGCCCGGTGATCGAGGCCCTGCAGGCTGCCGATACCGCCGAACGGCTCCGATCGGCCGGCGCCTGA
- the prmC gene encoding peptide chain release factor N(5)-glutamine methyltransferase: MPDRPSPVRATVVARRGADRLRGHVASPEVDARLLLAHLLGVRPGDLVMADPPSAERLEHYRELLERRAAGVPLQHLTGEAWFRTVRLAVGPGVFVPRPETELVAGAAIEAARAVQAQGRTPRVVELCAGSGAISAALVDEAPGCRVVAVEIDPAAVEWTRRNLAGTGVEVRLGDLADAVPEWDGTVDVVVVNPPYVPSGISEALPVEVTGHDPAIAVFSGADGLDAIRAVERTARRLLRPGGVLVCEHDDSQGLSAPAIFSGVAWRGTVDHPDLSGRPRFVSATRTQVAG; this comes from the coding sequence ATGCCCGACCGGCCCTCGCCCGTCCGTGCCACCGTGGTGGCCCGCCGCGGCGCCGACCGGCTCCGTGGCCACGTCGCCTCTCCCGAGGTCGACGCCCGTCTGCTGCTCGCCCACCTGCTCGGCGTCCGGCCGGGTGACCTGGTGATGGCCGATCCACCCTCCGCGGAGCGGCTGGAGCACTACCGGGAGCTGCTGGAGCGTCGCGCCGCCGGTGTGCCGCTGCAGCACCTCACCGGCGAGGCGTGGTTCCGCACCGTACGGCTGGCGGTGGGACCGGGCGTGTTCGTGCCGCGGCCGGAGACCGAACTGGTCGCCGGGGCGGCGATCGAGGCGGCCCGGGCGGTGCAGGCACAGGGGCGTACGCCACGGGTGGTCGAGCTGTGCGCCGGGTCGGGGGCGATCAGCGCCGCGCTGGTCGACGAGGCGCCCGGCTGCCGGGTGGTGGCGGTGGAGATCGACCCGGCCGCCGTCGAGTGGACCCGGCGCAACCTCGCCGGGACCGGTGTCGAGGTACGCCTCGGTGACCTGGCCGACGCCGTGCCCGAGTGGGACGGCACCGTCGACGTGGTGGTGGTCAATCCGCCGTACGTCCCGTCGGGGATCAGTGAGGCGCTGCCGGTCGAGGTCACCGGCCACGATCCCGCGATCGCGGTCTTTTCGGGCGCGGACGGCCTGGACGCGATCCGTGCGGTGGAGCGGACCGCCCGTCGTCTGCTGCGCCCCGGCGGGGTGCTGGTCTGTGAACACGACGACAGCCAGGGCCTGTCCGCCCCGGCGATCTTCTCCGGGGTCGCCTGGCGCGGGACCGTCGACCATCCGGACCTGTCCGGCCGGCCGCGGTTCGTGTCGGCGACACGCACGCAGGTGGCAGGATGA
- a CDS encoding L-threonylcarbamoyladenylate synthase, translating into MSDDSKDIASGAVPPAPQPRIVDCRVGDPGQALTAAKEVIADGRVMVMPTDTVYGICADAFDAYAVQRLLTAKRRGREMPPPVLISDEGVMTALATDVPPAVRTLVARFWPGPLTVICTAQASLKMDLGETKGTIALRVPDNDLARQVLRRTGPLAVSSANVSGRPPATTVEEAAEQLGLDVALYLDGGPTPGPVPSTIVDFTAYPEGRVVREGIITLDQLREVSPGVRALDGAEAEEPEATAPEEAEATAESAPTGAAEVTEKADAAERAEAAEKAEAAEASDPEPSETTTSVADEQTTDEQTARSATETTAPSDADAAPAEDHRTA; encoded by the coding sequence ATGTCGGACGACAGCAAGGACATCGCATCGGGTGCGGTCCCGCCCGCCCCGCAGCCGCGGATCGTCGACTGCCGGGTGGGCGACCCCGGGCAGGCGTTGACGGCCGCGAAGGAGGTCATCGCCGACGGGCGGGTGATGGTGATGCCGACCGACACGGTCTACGGGATCTGCGCCGATGCCTTCGACGCGTATGCCGTGCAGCGGCTGCTGACGGCCAAGCGGCGGGGCCGGGAGATGCCCCCGCCGGTGCTGATCAGTGACGAGGGTGTGATGACGGCTCTCGCGACCGACGTCCCGCCGGCTGTCCGCACGCTGGTCGCGAGGTTCTGGCCCGGCCCGTTGACGGTCATCTGCACGGCGCAGGCGAGCCTGAAGATGGACCTGGGGGAGACCAAGGGCACCATCGCCCTGCGGGTGCCGGACAACGACCTGGCTCGGCAGGTGCTGCGGCGGACCGGCCCGCTGGCCGTCAGCAGCGCGAACGTCTCCGGCCGGCCGCCGGCGACGACGGTCGAGGAGGCGGCGGAACAGCTCGGCCTCGATGTCGCGCTGTATCTCGACGGGGGCCCCACACCCGGGCCGGTGCCGTCGACGATCGTGGACTTCACGGCCTATCCCGAGGGCCGGGTGGTCCGGGAGGGCATCATCACCCTGGACCAGCTGCGCGAGGTCTCGCCGGGCGTACGCGCCCTCGACGGCGCCGAGGCGGAGGAGCCGGAGGCGACGGCGCCCGAGGAAGCCGAGGCGACCGCCGAGTCGGCGCCGACCGGGGCTGCGGAGGTGACCGAGAAGGCGGACGCTGCCGAGAGGGCCGAGGCCGCGGAGAAGGCCGAGGCTGCCGAGGCATCCGACCCGGAGCCGTCGGAGACGACGACGTCGGTGGCCGACGAGCAGACCACCGACGAGCAGACCGCGCGATCCGCGACGGAGACCACTGCACCCTCCGACGCCGACGCCGCTCCGGCCGAGGACCACCGGACCGCCTAG